A genome region from Methanobacterium subterraneum includes the following:
- a CDS encoding glutamine synthetase family protein — MLGKDEVIKQVQDKDVEFIRLWFTDINGILKSFAITNEELENALERGMGFDGSSITGFQDIEESDMIAMPDPETFAILPWRPQEKSVARMICDILKPDGQPYEGDPRYVLRRALDKMEKMGFDHFYVGPELEYFYFKSPVKPEPLDTGGYFDLTPLDLASDLRRDTVLALKKLGIRVEYSHHEAAVSQHEIDIRYDDALRMADNMVTYRLTVKEIATKHGVYATFMPKPLNDEYGSGMHTHQSLFNGDKNVFFDAEDPYHLSEYARAYLGGVLKYSKEITSILNPWVNSYKRLVPGFEAPVYIAWSRSNRSALVRVPQYQPGREEATRIEIRCPDPSGNPYLQLAVTLMAGLHGIEEKCDLSEPMELNLYDLNEEERMRKGIETLPSSLQEAISYTEESDLMKETLGPHSFKRFITLKKMECAEFNRQVTDYEIKKYYPML; from the coding sequence ATGTTGGGTAAAGATGAAGTAATCAAACAGGTTCAGGATAAAGACGTTGAATTCATCCGTTTGTGGTTCACCGATATAAATGGTATCCTCAAAAGTTTCGCCATCACCAATGAAGAGCTTGAAAACGCACTTGAAAGAGGGATGGGTTTTGATGGGTCCAGTATCACTGGTTTCCAGGATATTGAAGAATCAGACATGATTGCCATGCCTGATCCGGAAACCTTCGCTATTTTACCATGGAGGCCCCAGGAAAAATCAGTGGCTAGGATGATCTGTGACATCCTGAAGCCCGATGGCCAACCCTATGAAGGGGATCCTCGTTACGTCCTGAGGAGGGCGCTGGATAAGATGGAAAAAATGGGTTTTGACCATTTCTATGTTGGCCCGGAACTGGAATATTTCTACTTCAAATCACCAGTTAAACCGGAACCACTGGACACCGGTGGGTACTTTGACCTCACACCCCTTGATCTGGCATCGGATCTCAGAAGAGACACTGTCCTGGCACTGAAAAAGCTGGGAATTCGGGTGGAATATTCCCATCACGAGGCCGCAGTTTCCCAGCACGAGATAGACATACGCTATGATGATGCCCTGCGTATGGCAGATAACATGGTCACCTACCGCCTCACTGTTAAGGAGATAGCCACTAAACACGGAGTTTACGCTACATTTATGCCCAAACCCCTCAATGATGAATATGGTTCTGGAATGCACACCCACCAATCCCTCTTCAATGGGGATAAGAATGTTTTCTTCGATGCAGAAGATCCATACCATCTCTCAGAATATGCTCGAGCATATCTGGGAGGAGTACTGAAATATTCCAAGGAGATAACATCCATACTAAACCCTTGGGTCAATTCATATAAACGACTGGTGCCTGGTTTTGAAGCCCCGGTCTACATTGCCTGGTCACGTAGTAACCGCTCGGCACTGGTTAGAGTTCCCCAGTACCAGCCAGGGAGAGAAGAAGCCACCCGTATAGAGATCCGCTGCCCCGATCCTTCCGGTAACCCCTACCTACAGCTCGCAGTCACCCTCATGGCAGGATTACATGGAATTGAAGAAAAATGTGATCTCTCCGAGCCAATGGAACTAAATCTGTATGATTTAAATGAGGAAGAGAGAATGAGAAAGGGAATAGAAACCTTACCTTCCAGTCTACAGGAAGCAATCAGCTACACTGAAGAATCAGACTTAATGAAGGAAACTTTAGGCCCCCACTCATTTAAACGCTTTATAACCCTGAAGAAAATGGAGTGTGCTGAATTCAACCGGCAGGTAACTGATTATGAGATTAAGAAATATTATCCCATGCTATAA
- a CDS encoding HisA/HisF family protein codes for MIIPVLDIKKGLAVSGKSGNRETYQPLQTVFHRSSDPVEIAGSLRSAGANEIYIADLDAIEKRGSNMDIVHEVNQIIPVMLDCGASDLDSVTEALQFADKVIVATETLKRLEDLYEIFSRFDGEQIVISIDVLQNKVLSKYMELDFSILRENLVKLQPTQIILLDISNVGTEGGVNWELVDEFPGLESSFILGGGITGEDMGQLDKRGAGKVLVGTALHNGQIKPIF; via the coding sequence GTGATTATACCAGTTTTAGATATAAAAAAAGGTTTAGCAGTTTCTGGAAAATCTGGAAACAGGGAGACTTACCAACCACTCCAAACAGTTTTTCATCGCTCCTCGGATCCGGTTGAAATTGCGGGTTCTCTTCGTAGTGCCGGGGCCAATGAAATATACATTGCTGATTTGGATGCCATTGAAAAAAGGGGTTCAAATATGGATATTGTGCATGAGGTTAACCAGATTATTCCAGTGATGCTGGATTGTGGTGCCAGTGATCTTGATTCAGTAACTGAAGCCCTCCAATTTGCGGATAAAGTGATCGTGGCCACTGAAACCCTGAAAAGATTGGAAGACCTTTACGAAATATTTTCCAGGTTTGATGGGGAACAGATTGTTATAAGCATTGATGTTCTCCAGAATAAAGTTCTAAGCAAATACATGGAACTTGATTTTAGCATATTGAGGGAGAATTTAGTAAAACTACAACCCACCCAGATAATTCTTCTGGATATTTCCAATGTAGGAACCGAAGGTGGGGTTAACTGGGAACTAGTAGATGAGTTTCCTGGCCTGGAAAGTTCTTTCATTTTAGGGGGAGGTATAACTGGGGAAGATATGGGTCAGCTGGATAAAAGAGGTGCGGGTAAAGTTCTGGTGGGCACCGCACTCCACAACGGTCAGATAAAACCTATTTTTTGA
- a CDS encoding PfkB family carbohydrate kinase, whose product MVKFLIMGPVTRDTILKSGSTCKGIGGPVYYQAAVLSALKADVTALITMGKDDRELLDHFPQDIGLKPIWGGETMQFENFYPDDDPNHRLQRACIPSNPLEVSHLSSMDWDTFDAALVSPLSPDDVPLKSLKYISNQGLPVYLGVQGYLRHLDGQKVVLKPLSNYNKFLSCVDFLFLDEVEAGVIIGDSSLSLDEISRRLSLLGPGEVIITQGDRGSLIYSSDQDDVWNIPAFPSKERVDPTGLGDSYLAAYAFRRQETSDPHECGIFASLVSSLKLEKKGAFQGDRELIENKRAHFIE is encoded by the coding sequence ATGGTTAAATTTTTGATTATGGGGCCGGTGACCCGTGACACCATCTTAAAAAGTGGTTCAACTTGCAAAGGGATTGGAGGTCCGGTTTATTATCAAGCTGCAGTCTTATCCGCCCTTAAAGCAGATGTAACAGCGTTAATAACTATGGGAAAAGATGATAGGGAGTTACTTGATCATTTTCCTCAAGATATAGGTTTAAAACCTATATGGGGTGGGGAAACCATGCAATTTGAGAATTTTTATCCGGATGATGATCCTAACCACCGGTTGCAGAGGGCCTGCATACCCTCCAATCCCCTTGAAGTTTCCCATTTATCATCCATGGACTGGGATACCTTCGATGCAGCGCTGGTCTCACCACTCTCACCAGATGATGTACCTTTGAAATCCCTAAAATATATATCAAATCAGGGGTTACCAGTTTATTTGGGAGTTCAAGGGTATCTCCGTCATCTTGACGGTCAAAAAGTTGTTTTAAAACCCTTAAGTAATTATAATAAATTTTTATCCTGTGTTGATTTCCTTTTTCTGGATGAAGTCGAGGCTGGTGTGATAATCGGGGATTCATCCCTTTCTCTGGATGAGATCTCCCGGAGACTTTCTCTTCTTGGTCCGGGGGAGGTTATTATCACCCAGGGAGATAGGGGATCCCTTATTTACTCCAGTGACCAGGATGATGTCTGGAATATCCCTGCTTTCCCTTCCAAGGAAAGGGTGGATCCCACTGGTCTTGGTGATAGTTACCTGGCGGCCTATGCATTTAGAAGACAGGAAACATCAGATCCCCATGAATGTGGAATTTTTGCTTCTCTGGTATCATCCCTGAAACTTGAAAAAAAAGGAGCCTTCCAGGGTGATAGGGAATTAATAGAAAATAAACGCGCACATTTCATCGAATAA
- a CDS encoding PIG-L family deacetylase, whose product MKKTKIILLLTIPLILFIALYPIFSVNDTNRSAVNESQNGTANASSPEKVAFIIPHPDDETIGVGGTIQRIMENGSTVHCELMTAGDAITAELLAVTNYYNIEIPSNATADYRKKLIREDSFKRVMAILGCSYNIHSFNDGALNSDVVFTTMENLYLKEGYTVFYTTTGDGNRDHLACQQGMQKMKEKYPDLKYRQFPIYYYHYNRATTTALTKNYADINVNKYAAKKKSAFQVYYNIHTILNTFYPYSSGLYSIGPERIYYLN is encoded by the coding sequence ATGAAGAAAACAAAGATCATTTTACTCTTAACAATACCCTTGATTTTATTTATTGCATTATATCCCATATTCTCAGTGAACGATACCAATAGATCCGCGGTTAATGAAAGTCAAAATGGGACGGCTAATGCATCTTCCCCTGAAAAGGTGGCCTTCATAATTCCCCACCCTGATGATGAAACCATAGGTGTAGGGGGAACAATCCAAAGAATCATGGAAAACGGTTCTACGGTTCATTGCGAGCTTATGACCGCTGGTGATGCCATAACAGCCGAATTACTCGCGGTAACTAATTATTACAATATAGAAATTCCTTCAAATGCCACTGCAGATTACCGGAAGAAATTAATCCGAGAAGACTCCTTTAAACGAGTTATGGCCATTCTGGGATGTAGTTACAATATACATAGTTTTAATGATGGTGCCTTGAACTCTGACGTTGTATTTACCACCATGGAGAATCTATATCTCAAGGAGGGTTACACCGTGTTTTACACCACCACTGGAGATGGGAACCGGGACCATCTGGCCTGTCAACAGGGAATGCAGAAGATGAAAGAGAAATATCCGGACTTGAAATACAGACAATTTCCTATCTACTATTACCATTATAATAGAGCAACCACCACTGCGTTAACCAAGAACTACGCTGATATAAACGTTAATAAATACGCTGCCAAAAAGAAAAGTGCATTTCAGGTTTACTACAATATACATACCATTCTCAATACATTTTATCCCTACAGTAGTGGTTTATACAGTATCGGTCCGGAGAGAATTTACTACCTGAATTAG
- a CDS encoding sortase domain-containing protein — translation MKKYIIMGIAILAVVLLVLNVPFGSANIETKHYQNGEISFDYPANWQQVSPQGAQVAAFKDPETGMNVTVNRQVTPPGYNVAKDFVPELTKESESNIKLTSSNKIDVNGNEGYANTYQIQKNGSNAEQREVWVNTNGALYSVIFNYPQEGFKIESLMKGFKGSESSAAFDAVRNSLKINSTKLASMPTFGTVTIPKLGITWNIRSDTLNAMGAVYHYSAPESSLPKSFYPGEKGSMGLLGHHTRFSAPFDDIDKLQTGDIVIINDHLTQKKYTYKVVSNNDIRYDYTTNLIQFPAGNKELVLGTCWPEGFTAAERYTHCQLSAVDPLN, via the coding sequence TTGAAGAAATACATTATTATGGGGATTGCTATTCTGGCAGTAGTTTTATTGGTCCTCAACGTGCCATTTGGCAGTGCCAATATCGAAACTAAACATTATCAGAATGGTGAGATCTCTTTTGATTATCCGGCTAACTGGCAACAGGTTTCCCCCCAGGGGGCTCAAGTAGCTGCCTTTAAAGACCCGGAAACTGGCATGAATGTCACTGTTAACCGCCAGGTTACACCCCCTGGATACAATGTTGCCAAAGATTTTGTACCCGAGCTTACTAAGGAGTCTGAGAGTAATATTAAACTCACCTCCAGCAATAAAATCGATGTTAACGGGAACGAGGGTTACGCCAACACTTACCAAATCCAGAAAAATGGTTCCAATGCCGAGCAGAGGGAAGTATGGGTGAACACCAATGGAGCTCTTTACAGTGTTATATTCAATTATCCTCAGGAAGGATTTAAGATAGAATCATTAATGAAAGGTTTTAAAGGATCCGAGAGTAGTGCGGCCTTCGATGCGGTTAGAAACAGTTTGAAGATCAACTCCACCAAACTGGCCAGTATGCCTACCTTTGGAACAGTAACCATACCTAAACTGGGAATAACCTGGAATATACGCTCCGACACTTTAAATGCAATGGGTGCTGTTTACCATTATTCCGCACCAGAAAGTTCCCTGCCAAAAAGCTTCTATCCTGGTGAAAAAGGATCGATGGGACTATTAGGACACCACACTCGTTTCTCAGCACCATTTGACGATATAGATAAGCTTCAAACCGGTGATATTGTAATTATCAATGATCATCTAACCCAGAAGAAGTACACTTACAAGGTGGTCTCAAATAACGATATACGATATGATTACACCACCAATTTAATCCAGTTCCCGGCTGGAAATAAGGAACTGGTACTTGGAACCTGCTGGCCAGAAGGATTTACCGCAGCCGAGAGATATACCCACTGCCAATTAAGTGCAGTAGATCCCCTGAATTAG
- a CDS encoding EFR1 family ferrodoxin (N-terminal region resembles flavodoxins. C-terminal ferrodoxin region binds two 4Fe-4S clusters.): MSTEIYYFSGTGNSLHVAKELQKRIPETDLIPIVSLLNTDVIKTSAKTVGFVFPVHALTIPIAVKKFLMKIDLNSAEYIFAVATRYGTIFRGFEKIDQILKKKNKHLNSHFILNMGHNEAPRAQKGYVVPSQRELSGIESVIQERLDAIEKIVVNKKISREKDSEYFIEFPYNRLFNFISEKLVLLGMSFSEYTGGVNYFCSDSKCNGCGTCEKICLSGKIKMVDGKPTWQKNVFCYMCFACVNLCPAESIQVNDIPFVKSYTRENGRYPHPYATAKDIARQKRRDLN, encoded by the coding sequence ATGAGTACAGAAATTTATTATTTTTCAGGCACTGGAAATTCACTACACGTGGCGAAAGAACTGCAAAAGAGAATCCCAGAAACAGATCTCATACCAATAGTAAGTCTTTTAAATACTGATGTTATAAAAACCAGTGCAAAAACTGTAGGCTTTGTTTTCCCGGTGCATGCCTTGACTATTCCCATAGCCGTGAAAAAATTCTTGATGAAAATTGATTTAAACTCAGCAGAATATATTTTTGCAGTAGCAACACGGTACGGCACTATATTTAGAGGTTTTGAAAAAATAGATCAAATATTAAAGAAAAAAAATAAGCATCTTAATTCGCATTTCATACTGAATATGGGCCACAACGAGGCACCACGAGCACAGAAAGGCTATGTTGTTCCATCCCAAAGAGAGCTTTCAGGAATAGAATCGGTAATTCAGGAGCGATTGGATGCAATTGAAAAAATCGTAGTTAATAAGAAAATTTCGAGAGAAAAAGACTCAGAATACTTTATTGAATTCCCTTACAATCGTTTATTCAATTTTATATCAGAGAAACTGGTTCTTTTAGGTATGTCATTTTCCGAGTATACAGGAGGGGTTAATTACTTTTGTTCAGACTCCAAGTGTAATGGATGCGGAACCTGTGAAAAGATCTGTTTATCAGGGAAGATTAAAATGGTTGATGGCAAACCGACATGGCAGAAAAATGTCTTCTGTTACATGTGTTTCGCATGTGTTAATCTTTGTCCCGCTGAATCAATACAAGTAAATGACATACCATTTGTTAAATCATATACCCGAGAAAATGGAAGGTATCCTCATCCTTATGCCACGGCAAAGGATATTGCTAGACAAAAAAGGAGGGATTTAAATTAA
- a CDS encoding TetR/AcrR family transcriptional regulator: MANQEIKSSNSENEAKKTTKEKIFDASVDLFSKKGFNDVTVREIAKEARIREGSIYNHYKNKEAILDAIIDYFKSEITQSNIPAEETTNLIDKGPEAYFEGGVKMFMARINIPQMEKIWRLVCIEIYHNAKIREFFKKELLEEPLAGWENIFSIMMEKKMIKPVNPRTLAYEYWSYAIFLVFEYFILKYDEDFDSFMNLGLEKMINHTRFLLEAIKIEEETN, from the coding sequence ATGGCAAATCAAGAAATAAAATCTTCAAATTCCGAAAATGAAGCTAAAAAAACCACCAAAGAAAAAATATTTGATGCTTCAGTTGATCTTTTCTCTAAAAAAGGTTTTAACGATGTAACAGTACGAGAAATCGCTAAAGAAGCCAGAATAAGAGAAGGTTCAATATACAATCATTATAAAAACAAAGAAGCCATTTTAGATGCCATAATAGACTATTTCAAATCAGAAATCACCCAAAGCAACATTCCAGCGGAAGAAACCACAAATTTAATAGATAAAGGCCCTGAAGCATATTTTGAGGGTGGTGTCAAAATGTTCATGGCACGCATCAACATCCCCCAAATGGAAAAAATATGGCGCTTAGTTTGCATCGAAATCTATCACAATGCAAAAATAAGGGAATTTTTCAAGAAAGAACTACTAGAAGAACCACTGGCAGGATGGGAAAATATATTCAGTATTATGATGGAAAAAAAGATGATTAAACCAGTAAACCCCAGAACACTAGCCTATGAATACTGGTCTTATGCAATTTTCCTAGTTTTTGAATATTTTATCTTGAAATATGATGAAGATTTTGACTCTTTCATGAATCTCGGTTTGGAGAAAATGATTAACCATACACGATTCCTGTTAGAAGCTATAAAAATTGAGGAGGAAACAAATTAA
- a CDS encoding ATP-binding protein, whose product MSYYHDEKMEKIFKALKQPKNLDDLQLSDSFVKGLILKIISSYGTVKTSTINELTGIHWDILEENLSQMEKSGFCAPVSGGFLFSSVEYTITKKGREKVRGIAEDNPYIGIAPVPYEEYFQIMKIQLHHRYPLKIPPEVIEETFHQVVGVDYAKESIIESCIIGKGIFVYGPPGTGKTFIVSTMPDLLPPLVMPKYIEFGGKIIQLYDPDFHKLCEEQPHDPRWVKIHAPFVLTGAELNLNKLETNYDPNKGVYETSPLIKANGGILLIDDLGRQRDDHELILNRLIVPMENKKDVVYVRGIPVILHTHFIPAFSTNLDISIMDEAHLRRAPLHIFLKNPKVEEVTEVFRRNLEDLEESFQPDVLGRFMKVYQPKKEDGEGLQPSFAHSRDLAQICQSVRINMGKGTIDVEVLEAALDKHVLIVLQRMNIDLAQISHKTRSFRLNTDDKEKTYQELSHYGASMICRENNSIIVDVDESTSPVELADYLHERGINVEKIELIAESEKELRKTLLNW is encoded by the coding sequence ATGAGTTATTATCACGATGAAAAGATGGAAAAGATTTTCAAAGCACTGAAACAACCTAAAAACCTGGATGATCTGCAACTTTCAGACAGCTTTGTCAAGGGATTAATACTTAAAATCATCAGTAGCTACGGTACTGTGAAAACCAGTACCATTAATGAATTAACAGGTATCCACTGGGATATTCTCGAGGAAAATTTAAGTCAAATGGAAAAGAGCGGTTTTTGCGCGCCGGTAAGTGGAGGGTTCCTCTTTTCCAGTGTTGAATACACCATAACCAAGAAAGGACGAGAGAAGGTAAGGGGGATTGCTGAAGATAATCCTTATATTGGTATTGCCCCAGTACCCTATGAAGAATACTTTCAGATCATGAAAATACAGCTTCACCATCGTTATCCTCTCAAAATACCCCCGGAAGTAATTGAGGAAACTTTCCATCAAGTGGTGGGAGTGGATTATGCTAAAGAATCCATTATTGAATCCTGCATAATTGGTAAGGGAATCTTCGTGTACGGCCCCCCAGGAACCGGTAAAACATTTATCGTTAGCACCATGCCTGACCTTTTACCTCCACTGGTAATGCCCAAGTACATAGAGTTCGGTGGGAAGATCATACAACTCTATGATCCTGATTTCCATAAGCTGTGCGAAGAACAGCCCCACGACCCACGTTGGGTTAAAATTCACGCTCCTTTTGTTTTAACTGGTGCTGAACTTAATTTAAACAAGTTGGAAACTAATTACGACCCAAATAAGGGTGTTTATGAAACATCACCACTGATTAAAGCCAATGGAGGGATACTGCTTATTGACGATTTGGGAAGACAGCGTGATGATCATGAACTCATCCTAAACCGGCTAATTGTGCCCATGGAAAACAAGAAAGACGTGGTTTATGTGCGTGGTATCCCGGTTATCCTACACACACATTTCATACCGGCATTCTCCACCAACCTGGACATCAGTATCATGGATGAAGCCCACCTTAGACGTGCCCCCCTTCATATTTTCCTTAAAAATCCAAAAGTGGAAGAAGTTACCGAGGTTTTCCGTAGAAATCTGGAGGATCTTGAAGAAAGTTTCCAACCGGATGTCCTGGGCAGATTCATGAAAGTGTACCAGCCTAAAAAGGAAGATGGTGAAGGCTTGCAACCTAGCTTTGCCCACTCTCGTGATTTGGCCCAGATATGCCAATCTGTCCGGATTAACATGGGAAAAGGCACCATAGATGTTGAAGTTCTGGAGGCAGCCCTAGATAAGCACGTTCTGATAGTTTTACAAAGAATGAATATTGACCTAGCCCAGATTTCCCATAAAACACGTTCTTTCCGTTTGAATACTGATGATAAGGAAAAAACTTACCAGGAATTATCCCACTATGGGGCCAGCATGATATGTCGGGAAAATAATTCAATAATTGTCGATGTGGATGAGAGCACCAGTCCCGTGGAATTAGCAGATTACCTACATGAGAGAGGCATTAACGTTGAAAAAATAGAATTAATCGCAGAATCAGAGAAGGAACTTAGGAAAACCCTGTTGAACTGGTGA
- a CDS encoding TIGR02253 family HAD-type hydrolase: protein MIKAVFFDIDDTLYDTSGFAKLARKAALQAMIDAGLPLSQQEAYLLLREIIKEKGSNYDKHFNILTKRVMGDENPLLIAVGMITYHNVKFALLRLFPDTMSTLIYLKKKDYQMGVISNGLTIKQWEKLIRLGLYHFFDEVVTSQEAGSEKPDSEIFQLALERMGCKAEESVMVGNKFSEDILGATEVGMSAILVNSELTENEKEIIEIEGLKVDVISDIGQVNTIL from the coding sequence ATGATCAAGGCTGTTTTTTTTGACATAGATGATACGCTGTATGATACATCAGGTTTTGCCAAGTTAGCCCGTAAGGCTGCCTTACAAGCCATGATAGATGCTGGTTTACCATTATCTCAACAGGAAGCCTACCTTCTTCTGAGGGAGATCATCAAAGAGAAGGGATCCAACTACGATAAACACTTCAACATTTTAACCAAAAGAGTTATGGGGGATGAAAACCCACTGCTCATTGCTGTGGGAATGATTACATACCATAACGTTAAATTTGCACTTTTAAGACTTTTCCCTGATACCATGTCCACCCTCATATACCTGAAAAAAAAAGATTATCAGATGGGAGTTATTTCCAATGGCTTAACCATTAAACAGTGGGAAAAGCTCATTCGCTTAGGTCTCTACCATTTTTTTGATGAGGTGGTGACATCCCAGGAAGCAGGGTCTGAGAAACCAGACAGTGAAATATTCCAACTGGCATTGGAACGTATGGGATGTAAGGCTGAAGAATCAGTTATGGTTGGAAACAAATTTAGTGAAGACATATTAGGGGCAACTGAGGTAGGTATGTCAGCTATACTGGTAAATTCGGAATTGACCGAAAATGAAAAGGAAATTATTGAAATAGAAGGTTTAAAAGTTGATGTGATTTCAGATATTGGCCAGGTGAATACTATCCTTTAA
- a CDS encoding DNA polymerase domain-containing protein, giving the protein MHESIKENVDKFLLSVNKELPPGMELEFEGFYERGFFVTKKRYALIQDDKIVVKGLELVRRDWAPVAKKTQEKVMMAILKDASPDKAAKIIKEVIDQIKKGETPLEDLVIHTQLTKNPDKYKQRAPHVLAAKKAIERGRKVGRGSIIRYIVIKGKGPISQRAEPLEDADVANYDPNYYIDNQVLPAVSRIIDSLGYSQDEIVHQEKQSSLDAFFN; this is encoded by the coding sequence TTGCACGAATCAATTAAAGAGAACGTGGACAAATTTCTACTTTCAGTTAATAAGGAATTACCCCCGGGGATGGAACTGGAATTTGAAGGATTCTATGAGAGGGGTTTTTTTGTCACCAAAAAACGGTACGCCCTTATCCAGGATGATAAAATTGTAGTTAAGGGTTTGGAGTTAGTTCGGAGAGATTGGGCCCCAGTAGCCAAAAAAACTCAGGAAAAGGTGATGATGGCCATTTTGAAGGACGCATCTCCGGATAAAGCTGCTAAAATAATTAAAGAAGTTATTGACCAGATTAAAAAAGGGGAAACACCCCTGGAAGATCTGGTGATTCACACCCAGCTTACCAAAAATCCAGATAAATACAAGCAGAGAGCACCACATGTTCTTGCTGCTAAAAAAGCCATTGAAAGAGGGCGAAAGGTTGGACGTGGCTCCATAATACGTTATATTGTTATTAAGGGGAAAGGACCCATAAGCCAACGAGCAGAGCCCCTGGAAGATGCTGATGTGGCCAACTACGATCCAAATTATTATATTGATAACCAGGTCCTGCCTGCAGTTTCCAGAATAATTGACTCACTGGGCTATTCCCAGGATGAAATTGTTCATCAGGAAAAGCAGAGTAGTTTAGATGCCTTTTTCAACTGA
- a CDS encoding 30S ribosomal protein S8e, producing MAIWQGRSVRKATGARAKSNRNKRKMEFGREAAETKIGDRKIKTIRTKGGNEKIRLTNEQKINVVDPKTQKVEVAEITSVVENHANTHFVRRNIITKGAVVETSAGKVKVTSRPGQDGIINGIIVEE from the coding sequence ATGGCAATTTGGCAAGGAAGATCCGTGAGAAAAGCTACTGGTGCACGGGCTAAGAGTAATCGTAACAAGAGAAAAATGGAATTCGGTAGGGAAGCTGCAGAAACCAAAATCGGAGACCGTAAAATCAAAACCATAAGAACCAAAGGTGGTAATGAAAAAATACGTCTCACCAATGAACAGAAGATCAACGTGGTTGATCCTAAAACCCAAAAGGTGGAAGTAGCTGAGATTACCAGTGTGGTGGAAAACCATGCCAACACTCACTTTGTGAGGAGAAATATTATCACCAAGGGTGCTGTTGTTGAAACCAGCGCAGGTAAGGTTAAAGTAACCTCCCGACCTGGGCAGGATGGTATCATCAACGGTATTATTGTTGAAGAATAG